A single Triticum dicoccoides isolate Atlit2015 ecotype Zavitan chromosome 2A, WEW_v2.0, whole genome shotgun sequence DNA region contains:
- the LOC119352159 gene encoding loricrin-like, protein MVRAMGIAAAKGFTAGSMHFTPSGVVCLAFAFVAAVAIVAVAVFGCAGHKSSGGKKPRRGHGGSYWAAGAGAGAGVYVGDSGVSTGGGGCGGGGGGGGGCGGGGGGGGC, encoded by the coding sequence ATGGTCAGGGCGATGGGTATTGCCGCGGCAAAAGGCTTCACCGCCGGTTCCATGCACTTCACGCCCAGCGGCGTCGTGTGTCTAGCTTTCGCCTTCGTGGCTGCGGTTGCGATCGTGGCCGTCGCCGTGTTCGGCTGCGCCGGCCACAAGAGCTCCGGCGGGAAGAAGCCTCGACGTGGTCATGGCGGCTCCTACTGGGCAGCTGGAGCGGGCGCAGGCGCAGGCGTCTATGTTGGAGACAGCGGTGTTAGCACAGGCGGTGGTGGCTGTGGCGGCggagggggaggaggtggtggctgtggaggtggaggaggcggtggaggttgCTGA
- the LOC119356780 gene encoding probable receptor-like serine/threonine-protein kinase At5g57670, producing MNYLRSRSLKRLLSIGRRSNPDEDCVVEAEPVAVAVAPSKPAWRCFSYEEVDQATNGFHPDNVVGRGGYGEVYCGILADGRAVAVKRLAAAAADEKKEKDFLTELGTVGHVRHPNVSSLLGCCVDRGLHLVFDFSTRGSVSANLHDEKRPVMTWSQRHGVAVGTARGLRYLHKGCARRIIHRDIKASNILLDADYQPQISDFGLARWLPSEWTHHAIAPIEGTFGCLAPEYFTHGIVDEKTDVFAFGVFLLELISGRKPVDGSHMSLLAWAKPYLKDGVVQGLVDPRLGDGGYDAGQLRRLMFVASLCARAAAAWRPTMTEVLELLESDEISQERWQMPEEAVEDEFWDFDDLTDFEEDDDDDYDGESDSPSIPSSACSIRAND from the exons ATGAACTACCTCCGGAGCCGGAGCCTGAAGCGGCTCCTCTCCATCGGCCGCCGGAGCAACCCCGACGAGGACTGCGTCGTCGAGGCCGagccggtggcggtggcggtggcgccgAGCAAGCCCGCGTGGAGGTGCTTCTCCTACGAGGAGGTTGACCAGGCCACCAACGGCTTCCACCCAG ACAACGTGGTGGGGCGTGGCGGGTACGGCGAGGTGTACTGCGGCATCCTGGCGGACGGGCGCGCCGTGGCGGTgaagcggctggcggcggcggcggcggacgagaagaaggagaaggacttcCTGACGGAGCTGGGCACGGTGGGCCACGTGCGCCACCCCAACGTCTCCTCCCTCCTCGGCTGCTGCGTCGACCGCGGCCTCCACCTCGTCTTCGACTTCTCCACCCGCGGCTCCGTCTCCGCCAACCTCCACG ACGAGAAGCGGCCGGTGATGACGTGGAGCCAGCGGCACGGCGTGGCGGTGGGCACCGCGCGGGGGCTCCGCTACCTCCACAAGGGCTGCGCGCGCCGGATCATCCACCGGGACATCAAGGCCTCCAACATCCTCCTCGACGCCGACTACCAGCCCCAG ATATCCGACTTCGGGCTCGCACGGTGGCTGCCGTCGGAGTGGACGCACCACGCCATCGCGCCCATCGAGGGCACCTTCGG GTGCCTGGCGCCGGAGTACTTCACGCACGGCATCGTGGACGAGAAGACGGACGTGTTCGCCTTCGGCGTCTTCCTCCTCGAGCTCATCTCCGGCCGCAAGCCCGTCGACGGCTCCCACATGAGCCTCCTCGCATGG GCCAAGCCTTACCTGAAGGACGGCGTGGTGCAAGGGCTGGTGGACCCGCGGCTCGGCGACGGCGGCTACGACGCCGGCCAGCTCCGGCGGCTCATGTTCGTCGCCTCGCTCTGCGCCAGGGCCGCCGCCGCGTGGCGGCCCACCATGACAGAG GTGCTGGAGCTGCTGGAGTCGGACGAGATATCGCAGGAGCGGTGGCAGATgccggaggaggcggtggaggacgaGTTCTGGGACTTCGATGATCTCACCGActtcgaggaggacgacgacgatgacTACGACGGCGAATCGGATTCCCCCTCGATACCCTCGTCAGCCTGCAGCATCCGCGCCAATGATTGA